Proteins co-encoded in one Melospiza melodia melodia isolate bMelMel2 chromosome 8, bMelMel2.pri, whole genome shotgun sequence genomic window:
- the LOC134421255 gene encoding tubulin alpha-4A chain-like produces MRECISVHVGQAGVQMGNTCWELYCLEHGIQPDGQMPSDKTIGGGDDSFTTFFCETGAGKHVPRAIFVDLEPTVIDEIRGGVYRQLFHPEQMITGKEDAANNYARGHYTIGKEIIDQVLDRIRKLADQCTGLQGFLVFRSFGGGTGSGFTSLLMERLSVDYGKKSKLEFSIYPAPQVSTAVVEPYNSILTTHSTLEHSDCAFMVDNEAIYDICRRNLDIERPTYTNLNRLISQVVSSITASLRFDGALNVDLTEFQTNLVPYPRIHFPLATYAPVVSAERAYHEQLSVAEITNSCFEPANQMVKCDPRHGKYMACCLLYRGDVVPKDVNAAIATIKTKRSIQFVDWCPTGFKVGINYQPPTVVPGGDLAKVQRAVCMLSNTTAIAEAWARLDHKFDLMYAKRAFVHWYVGEGMEEGEFSEAREDMAALEKDYEEVGLDSYEDDDEGEE; encoded by the exons ATG CGCGAGTGCATCTCCGTGCACGTCGGCCAGGCCGGCGTCCAGATGGGCAACACGTGCTGGGAGCTGTACTGCCTGGAGCACGGCATCCAGCCCGACGGGCAGATGCCCAGCGACAAAACCATCGGCGGGGGGGACGACTCCTTCACCACCTTCTTCTGTGAGACTGGCGCTGGCAAGCACGTGCCACGGGCCATCTTCGTGGACCTGGAGCCCACCGTGATTG ATGAGATTCGGGGAGGAGTCTACCGGCAGCTCTTCCACCCAGAACAGATGATCACTGGCAAGGAGGATGCTGCCAACAACTACGCCCGTGGGCACTACACCATTGGCAAGGAGATCATTGATCAAGTGCTGGACAGGATCCGTAAGCTG GCTGACCAGTGCACAGGCCTCCAGGGATTCCTGGTGTTTCGTAGTTTTGGAGGGGGCACCGGCTCTGGATTCACATCCCTGTTGATGGAGCGACTCTCCGTTGATTACGGCAAGAAATCCAAGCTGGAATTCTCCATCTACCCAGCACCACAAGTCTCCACTGCTGTGGTGGAGCCCTACAACTCCATTCTCACCACCCACAGTACATTGGAGCACTCGGACTGTGCTTTCATGGTGGACAACGAGGCCATCTACGACATCTGCCGCCGCAACCTGGACATCGAGCGCCCAACCTACACCAACTTGAACAGACTCATCAGCCAGGTTGTGTCATCCATCACAGCGTCACTACGGTTTGATGGAGCCCTGAATGTGGATCTGACCGAGTTCCAGACCAACCTGGTGCCCTACCCTCGCATTCACTTCCCCCTGGCCACCTACGCTCCTGTGGTTTCTGCTGAGAGAGCTTATCACGAGCAGCTGTCGGTCGCTGAAATCACCAATTCGTGCTTCGAGCCGGCTAACCAGATGGTGAAGTGTGACCCTCGCCATGGCAAGTACATGGCGTGCTGCCTGCTGTACCGCGGGGACGTGGTGCCCAAGGACGTCAACGCCGCCATCGCCACCATCAAGACCAAGCGCAGCATCCAGTTTGTGGACTGGTGCCCCACGGGCTTCAAGGTGGGCATCAACTACCAGCCCCCCACGGTGGTGCCAGGGGGGGACCTGGCCAAGGTGCAGCGCGCCGTCTGCATGCTCAGCAACACCACGGCCATCGCCGAGGCCTGGGCTCGCCTGGACCACAAGTTTGACCTGATGTACGCCAAGCGCGCCTTCGTGCACTGGTACGTGGGCGAGGGCATGGAGGAAGGGGAGTTCTCTGAGGCACGGGAAGACATGGCCGCTCTGGAGAAGGATTACGAGGAAGTGGGCCTGGACTCCTACGAGGATGATGATGAGGGTGAGGAGTAG
- the LOC134421254 gene encoding tubulin alpha-5 chain yields the protein MRECISVHVGQAGVQMGNTCWELYCLEHGIQPDGQMPSDKTIGGGDDSFTTFFCETGAGKHVPRAIFVDLEPTVIDEVRGGVYRQLFHPEQLITGKEDAANNYARGHYTIGKEIIDQVLDRIRKLADQCTGLQGFLVFHSFGGGTGSGFTSLLMERLSVDYGKKSKLEFSIYPAPQVSTAVVEPYNSILTTHTTLEHSDCAFMVDNEAIYDICRRNLDIERPTYTNLNRLISQIVSSITASLRFDGALNVDLTEFQTNLVPYPRIHFPLATYAPVISAEKAYHEQLSVAEITNSCFEPANQMVKCDPRHGKYMACCLLYRGDVVPKDVNAAIATIKTKRSIQFVDWCPTGFKVGINYQPPTVVPGGDLAKVQRAVCMLSNTTAIAEAWARLDHKFDLMYAKRAFVHWYVGEGMEEGEFSEAREDMAALEKDYEEVGLDSYEDEEEGEE from the exons ATG CGCGAGTGCATCTCCGTGCACGTCGGCCAGGCCGGCGTCCAGATGGGCAACACGTGCTGGGAGCTGTACTGCCTGGAGCACGGCATCCAGCCCGACGGGCAGATGCCCAGCGACAAAACCATCGGCGGGGGGGACGACTCCTTCACCACCTTCTTCTGTGAGACTGGCGCTGGCAAGCACGTGCCACGGGCCATCTTCGTGGACCTGGAGCCCACCGTGATTG ATGAGGTTCGGGGAGGAGTCTACCGGCAGCTTTTCCACCCCGAGCAGCTCATTACTGGCAAGGAGGATGCTGCCAACAACTATGCCCGTGGGCACTACACCATTGGCAAAGAGATCATTGATCAGGTGCTGGACAGGATCCGTAAGCTG GCTGACCAGTGCACAGGCCTCCAGGGCTTCCTGGTGTTTCACAGTTTTGGAGGGGGCACCGGCTCTGGATTCACATCCCTGTTGATGGAGCGACTCTCCGTTGATTACGGCAAGAAATCCAAGCTGGAATTCTCCATCTACCCAGCACCACAAGTCTCCACTGCTGTGGTAGAGCCCTACAACTCCATTCTCACCACCCACACTACACTGGAGCACTCGGACTGTGCTTTCATGGTGGATAACGAGGCCATCTACGACATCTGCCGCCGCAACCTGGACATCGAGCGCCCAACCTACACCAACTTGAACAGACTCATCAGCCAGATTGTCTCTTCCATCACAGCGTCACTACGGTTTGATGGAGCCCTGAATGTGGATCTGACCGAGTTCCAGACCAACCTGGTGCCCTACCCTCGCATTCACTTCCCCCTGGCCACCTATGCCCCTGTCATCTCCGCAGAGAAGGCTTATCACGAGCAGCTGTCGGTCGCTGAAATCACCAACTCGTGCTTCGAGCCGGCTAACCAGATGGTGAAGTGTGACCCTCGCCATGGCAAGTACATGGCGTGCTGCCTGCTGTACCGCGGGGACGTGGTGCCCAAGGACGTCAACGCCGCCATCGCCACCATCAAGACCAAGCGCAGCATCCAGTTTGTGGACTGGTGCCCCACGGGCTTCAAGGTGGGCATCAACTACCAGCCCCCCACGGTGGTGCCAGGGGGGGACCTGGCCAAGGTGCAGCGCGCCGTCTGCATGCTCAGCAACACCACGGCCATCGCCGAGGCCTGGGCTCGCCTGGACCACAAGTTTGACCTGATGTACGCCAAGCGCGCCTTCGTGCACTGGTACGTGGGCGAGGGCATGGAGGAAGGGGAGTTCTCTGAGGCACGGGAAGACATGGCCGCTCTGGAGAAGGATTACGAGGAAGTGGGCCTGGACTCCTACGAGGATGAAGAAGAGGGTGAGGAGTAA
- the STK16 gene encoding serine/threonine-protein kinase 16 isoform X1: MGQTLCVCSRGTVSLGGARYLLLHRLAEGGFSYVDLVEGLRDGRFYALKRILCHDKEDRQAALHEVEMHGLFDHPNILRLVAHCMVEKGTKHEAWLLLPYVQGGTLWREVEALREKGSFMPEQRILLILHGICRGLQAIHSKGYAHRDLKPTNVLLDEDDQPVLMDLGSMNQARIEVNSSREAMAVQDWAAQRCTISYRAPELFTVPSQCVIDERTDIWSLGCVLYCMMFGEGPYDAIFQKGDSVALAVQNPLTLPSTTRYSAALQRLLFSMMTVNPQERPSINEIIHQLEGLQPAPAGQDTTQI; encoded by the exons ATGGGGCAGACGCTGTGCGTCTGCTCCCGGGGCACCGTCAGCCTGGGGGGAGCGCGGTACCTCCTGCTCCACCGCCTGGCAGAGGG GGGTTTCAGCTATGTGGACCTGGTGGAGGGGCTGCGGGACGGGCGTTTCTACGCCCTGAAGCGCATCCTGTGCCACGACAAGGAGGACCGCCAGGCCGCCCTGCACGAGGTGGAGATGCACGGCCTCTTCGACCACCCCAACATCCTGCGCCTGGTGGCCCACTGCATGGTGGAGAAGGGCACCAAGCACGAAGCCTGGCTTCTCCTGCCCTATGTGCAG GGCGGAACCCTCTGGAGAGAGGTGGAAGCACTGCGAGAGAAAGGCAGCTTCATGCCAGAGCAGCggatcctcctcatcctccatgGGATCTGCCGTGGGCTGCAGGCCATCCACAGCAAGGGCTATGCACACAG GGACCTCAAGCCCACCAATGTGCTGCTGGATGAGGATGACCAGCCTGTGCTGATGGACCTGGGCTCCATGAACCAAGCTCGCATCGAAGTCAACAGCTCTCGGGAGGCCATGGCTGTGCAG GACTGGGCTGCCCAGCGCTGCACCATCTCTTACCGTGCCCCCGAGCTCTTCACAGTGCCGAGCCAGTGTGTGATAGACGAGCGTACGGATATCTGG TCCTTAGGCTGTGTGCTGTACTGCATGATGTTTGGAGAGGGCCCCTATGATGCCATCTTCCAGAAGGGTGACAGTGTGGCTCTGGCGGTTCAGAACCCCCTCACGTTGCCCTCCACGAccag ATACTCGGCTGCCTTGCAACGCCTGCTCTTCTCCATGATGACAGTGAACCCCCAGGAGAGACCCAGCATAAATGAAATCATCCACcagctggaggggctgcagccagcaccagcagggcaggacaccACACAGATCTGA